A single window of Nicotiana tomentosiformis chromosome 1, ASM39032v3, whole genome shotgun sequence DNA harbors:
- the LOC104107252 gene encoding uncharacterized protein, translated as MAEYEACILGIRMTVNMNINELLVLGDSDLLIHQVQGEWTTKNVKILLYLYCIKELCKKFTKIEFKHILRIQNEFVDAFTTVSSMTHHPDKNYIDFIKIEVRYVYYFHVEEEPYNKPWYYDIKRFLETREYLENDTKDQKRALRRLANHVFLNGEVLYWRTPDLGHLTCVDTTKETEVLEEYTEGHEDLT; from the coding sequence atggccgaGTATGAAGCATGCATCCTTGGGATTAGGATGACAGTCAACATGAACATCAATGAGCTTCTGGTCTTAGGAGATTCTGATCTATTGATACATCAAGTCCAAGGAGAATGGACTACCAAGAACGTCAAGATCCTTCTGTACCTGTATTGCATAAAGgagctatgcaagaagttcaccaagATCGAGTTCAAACACATTCTCAGGATCCAGAATGAGTTTGTCGACGCTTTCACAACAGTGTCATCCATGACCCATCATCCAGATAAGAATTACATCGACTTTATTAAGATAGAGGTTCGATATGTGTACTATTTTCATGTAGAAGAGGAGCCGTACAACAAGCCATGGTACTACGACATCAAAAGGTTCCTTGAAACAAGAGAGTACCTAGAGAATGACACCAAAGATCAAAAGCGAGCACTCAGAAGGCTAGCGAATCACGTTTTCCTCAATGGGGAAGTCTTGTATTGGAGAACCCCGGACTTGGGTCATTTAACATGCGTAGATACTACTAAAGAAACCGAAGTGCTTGAAGAATACACGGAGGGACATgaagacctcacatga